One genomic region from Quercus robur chromosome 4, dhQueRobu3.1, whole genome shotgun sequence encodes:
- the LOC126721198 gene encoding ubiquitin-conjugating enzyme E2-17 kDa, whose amino-acid sequence MASKRILKELKDLQKDPPTSCSAGPVAEDMFHWQATIMGPTDSPYAGGVFLVTIHFPPDYPFKPPKVAFRTKVFHPNINSNGSICLDILKEQWSPALTISKVLLSICSLLTDPNPDDPLVPEIAHMYKTDRAKYETTARSWTQKYAMG is encoded by the exons ATGGCTTCGAAGCGGATCTTGAAGGAGCTCAAGGACCTCCAGAAAGACCCCCCTACTTCTTGCAGTGCTG GCCCTGTAGCTGAAGACATGTTTCATTGGCAAGCAACAATAATGGGTCCCACAGATAGTCCTTATGCAGGGGGAGTCTTTTTAGTTACTATTCATTTCCCTCCTGATTATCCTTTTAAACCTCCTAAG GTCGCATTTAGGACCAAGGTTTTTCATCCAAACATTAACAGCAATGGCAGCATATGCCTTGACATTTTAAAAGAACAGTGGAGCCCTGCACTGACAATATCCAAG GTGTTACTCTCCATCTGTTCCCTCTTGACGGACCCAAACCCGGATGATCCTTTGGTGCCAGAAATTGCGCACATGTATAAGACAGACAGGGCCAAGTATGAGACGACTGCTAGGAGCTGGACACAGAAGTATGCGATGGGCTAG